The Leishmania mexicana MHOM/GT/2001/U1103 complete genome, chromosome 32 genome has a window encoding:
- a CDS encoding UDP-N-acetylglucosamine pyrophosphorylase,putative: MSSKAALLAVLAGSGQEHLVDDYDALSPSEQRTLATQILSYTNAQWKHMNMILRDSLHYLNSRNAAAGTVGDDAATAAPHITPPPADTIINLPALLAEKPSELAAIRAAGMRVVASGEGAVLLMAGGSGTRLGVTIPKGMFGCDKLVSGRSLFAYHCQRIRKMEKMAAVAAAGAASVPEGAGRGTMPLLVTTSDQNYAATQQFFHDNNFFGLLPDQVFFSRQSSLPCYDEVTGRVLMEARGSICLAPGGNAGVYESLAKASATPSGNQSVLAKIQARGVRLVQIVSVDNILARVGDPYFFGVATSCQAEVVLKTVPKVSATEKVGVVAQVDGEWAVVEYTEVGERRSAEKDLATGELAFNCGNIASHCCTIDFLALAAKYMETSTFYHAARKTIPTINGPAPAIKLEAFIFDVFRYAKDVPSRVERAKRAPLPDAVQILQVDRTMEFAPIKNADGAAADTPTTAAQLLLDLHTKWVIEAIEAAPGTRAAPSTSTAGLYTEQERATALQRLRGGHCYWEISPLVSYEGEGLAAYVGQLIHRSATGSGVLDLEEAKAGTANI; the protein is encoded by the coding sequence ATGTCTTCGAAGGCCGCACTACTCGCTGTCTTGGCGGGGAGTGGCCAGGAGCATCTCGTCGATGACTACGACGCGCTTTCGCCATCAGAGCAGAGGACACTGGCGACTCAAATTCTGTCGTACACGAATGCGCAGTGGAAACACATGAACATGATTCTGCGAGACAGCCTGCACTACCTGAATTCGAGGAACGCAGCGGCAGGTACAGTAGGGGACGacgctgcgacggctgccCCGCACATTACGCCTCCTCCGGCGGACACGATCATCAACCTTCCTGCTCTCCTCGCCGAGAAGCCCAGCGAGTTAGCAGCTATCCGAGCCGCTGGCATGCGCGTCGTCGCGAGCGGcgagggggcggtgctgctgatggCAGGCGGAAGCGGTACCCGTCTCGGCGTGACCATTCCAAAAGGCATGTTCGGGTGCGACAAGCTCGTCAGCGGACGTTCGCTCTTTGCGTACCACTGCCAGCGCATCCGCAAGATGGAAAAGAtggccgctgtcgctgccgcaggtgctgcgTCCGTGCCAGAAGGTGCCGGCCGTGGGACAATGCCGTTACTGGTCACGACGTCAGACCAGAATTACGCCGCGACGCAACAGTTTTTTCACGACAACAACTTCTTTGGGCTGCTGCCCGATCAGGTGTTCTTCTCTCGTCAAAGCTCACTCCCGTGCTACGACGAGGTGACAGGGCGAGTGCTGATGGAGGCGAGAGGAAGTATTTGCCTCGCACCGGGCGGCAACGCTGGCGTTTACGAGAGTTTGGCCAAGGCGTCCGCCACGCCGTCTGGAAATCAGAGCGTGCTGGCGAAAATCCAAGCACGGGGTGTGCGCTTAGTTCAAATCGTCAGTGTGGACAACATCCTCGCCAGGGTGGGGGATCCGTACTTCTTCGGCGTGGCCACATCATGCCAGGCGGAGGTGGTCCTCAAGACGGTGCCAAAGGTGTCAGCGACCGAGAAGGTCGGCGTCGTGGCGCAGGTGGACGGTGAATGGGCCGTCGTCGAGTACACGGAGGTTGGGGAAAGGCGGTCCGCTGAGAAGGATCTGGCGACAGGCGAGCTTGCTTTCAACTGCGGCAACATTGCTTCCCACTGCTGCACCATTGATTTCCTGGCGCTTGCTGCCAAGTACATGGAGACGAGCACCTTTTACCACGCAGCCCGCAAGACGATTCCGACCATCAACGGTCCAGCCCCCGCGATCAAGCTCGAGGCGTTTATCTTCGACGTTTTCCGTTACGCGAAGGACGTGCCGAGTCGGGTGGAGCGAGCCAAgagggcgccgctgccggacgCGGTGCAGATTCTGCAGGTGGACCGCACTATGGAATTTGCGCCGATTAAGAAcgccgatggcgctgccgcggacACGCCAACGACCGCCGCTCAGCTGCTCTTGGACCTGCACACCAAATGGGTGATCGAGGCTATCGAAGCGGCTCCGGGGACTCGTGCAGCGCCTTCGACCAGCACGGCCGGGCTGTACACTGAGCAGGAGCGTGCGACAGCGCTCCAGCGACTACGTGGCGGGCATTGTTACTGGGAAATTTCTCCTCTCGTTTCGTATGAGGGCGAGGGTCTCGCGGCATACGTAGGGCAGTTGATTCACCGTTCTgccaccggcagcggtgtctTAGACCTGGAGGAGGCAAAGGCGGGCACGGCGAACATATGA
- a CDS encoding putative isocitrate dehydrogenase yields the protein MAEPICFAKGALVVPNCPIIPYIEGDGIGKEITKVAHRVFDAAVAKEYGTTRTISWLEVLAGEKAFEQKGTWLPEETIEAFDKHHVGMKGPLTTPVGEGIRSLNVVLRRRLDLFVCQRPVRWFTGVGSPIRHPEWVDMVVFRENTEDIYSGVEWGQGTPESAKFADFLKKEMGVTTVRFPETSAYGVKPVSLEGSERLVRAAVQYAIDHHLPSVTLVHKGNIMKFTEGAFKKWGYALAEREFPEDVFTMTQYDAIKEKGGREAAETALREAMNSGKVVIKDCICDAFLQNTILRPLDYSVIATMNLNGDYVSDQLAALVGGIGIAPGANINYVTGHAIFEATHGTAPDIAGQGKANPSSLILSGAMMFDYMGWSEVSARIINALEMVFQANMATVDLARQMTGAKVLSTAEFGEAIIKKINGDEV from the coding sequence ATGGCAGAACCCATCTGTTTCGCGAAGGgggcgctggtggtgccgaATTGCCCCATTATCCCCTACATTGAGGGCGACGGCATTGGCAAGGAGATCACGAAGGTGGCGCACCGCGTCTTTgatgcagcggtggcgaaggAGTATGGGACCACCCGGACGATTTCGTGGTTAGAGGTGCTCGCAGGGGAGAAAGCGTTCGAGCAGAAGGGCACCTGGCTGCCGGAGGAGACCATCGAGGCATTTGACAAGCACCACGTTGGCATGAAGGGCCCGCTAACGACGCCGGTTGGTGAGGGGATCCGCTCGCTCaacgtggtgctgcgccggcggctgGACTTGTTCGTGTGCCAGCGCCCCGTGCGATGGTTCACCGGTGTCGGATCGCCGATCCGTCACCCAGAGTGGGTGGACATGGTTGTGTTCCGCGAGAACACGGAGGACATATACTCTGGCGTTGAGTGGGGCCAGGGCACCCCCGAGTCTGCAAAATTTGCAGACTTCCTGAAGAAGGAGATGGGTGTGACGACGGTGCGCTTCCCTGAGACGAGCGCGTACGGTGTGAAGCCGGTTTCGCTTGAGGGAAGTGAGCGACTGGTgcgtgcagcggtgcagtACGCTATTGATCACCATCTTCCCTCTGTCACGCTGGTGCACAAGGGCAACATCATGAAGTTCACAGAGGGTGCCTTCAAGAAGTGGGGCTACGCCTTGGCCGAGCGTGAGTTCCCCGAGGACGTCTTTACAATGACGCAGTACGACGCCATCAAGGAGAAaggtgggagggaggcggctgagacggcgctgcgagAGGCGATGAACAGCGGCAAAGTAGTCATCAAGGACTGCATCTGTGACGCCTTTCTGCAGAACACGATTCTTCGCCCATTAGACTATAGCGTGATTGCCACCATGAACCTGAACGGCGATTACGTGTCCGATCAGCTGGCCGCGCTTGTCGGTGGCATCGGCATCGCGCCAGGCGCGAACATCAACTATGTGACCGGCCATGCTATTTTCGAGGCGACGCATGGGACGGCGCCGGATATTGCCGGGCAAGGCAAAGCGAACCCGTCCTCGCTCATCCTGTCCGGGGCTATGATGTTTGACTACATGGGCTGGTCCGAGGTGTCGGCGCGCATCATCAACGCGCTTGAGATGGTCTTTCAGGCAAACATGGCAACCGTCGATCTTGCGCGGCAGATGACCGGCGCCAAGGTACTCTCGACAGCTGAATTCGGGGAGGCCATCATCAAGAAGATcaacggcgacgaggtgtag
- a CDS encoding metallo-peptidase, Clan MA(E), Family M32, with translation MESYKKLETIFTKVYRLDHFLGLGNWDMNTNMPPKGEESRGEAMAMLSELRFGFITAPEVKDLIESATKGSDKLNAVQRANLREMKRAWKSATALPAEFVGRKMRLTTQAHSVWRDSRKANDFVKFLPVLRDLVALAREEGAYLAAGTSLSPYEALMNEYEPGITTQKLDEVYANVKSWLPQLLKDIVQKQSGDAVIAFSQKFPQDKQEALCKEFMKIWHFDTDAGRLDVSPHPFTGMTKEDCRLTTNYIDDTFVQSLYGVIHESGHGKYEQNCGPREHITQPVCNARSLGLHESQSLFAEFQIGHATPFIDYLTTRLPEFFEAQPAFSQDNMRKSLQQVKPGYIRIDADEVCYPLHVILRYEIERDLMEGKLEVEDVPRAWNAKMQEYLGLSTEGRDDVGCLQDVHWSMGALGYFPTYSLGAMYAAQIMASIRKELGDDKVDECLRTGELGPLLEKQKEKIWDHGCVYETDDLMTRATGETLNPEYLHRHLEARYLKA, from the coding sequence ATGGAGTCGTACAAGAAGCTGGAAACGATCTTTACGAAGGTCTACCGCCTGGACCACTTCCTCGGTCTCGGCAATTGGGACATGAACACAAACATGCCCCCCAAAGGCGAGGAATCTCGCggggaggcgatggcgatgcTCTCGGAGCTGCGCTTTGGCTTCATCACGGCACCGGAGGTGAAGGACCTGATTGAGAGCGCCACCAAGGGCAGCGACAAGCTGAATGCGGTTCAGCGCGCAAACTTGCGTGAGATGAAGCGTGCATGGAAGAGCGCTACCGCCTTGCCGGCAGAGTTTGTGGGCCGCAAGATGCGCCTCACGACACAAGCGCACAGCGTGTGGCGCGACAGCCGCAAAGCCAATGACTTCGTCAAGTTCCTACCGGTGCTTAGGGACCTGGTGGCGCTCGCCCGTGAGGAGGGCGCCTACCTTGCTGCTGGCACCTCCCTATCCCCGTACGAGGCGCTCATGAACGAGTACGAGCCAGGCATCACGACACAGAAGCTGGATGAGGTGTATGCAAATGTAAAGTCctggctgccgcagctgctcaagGACATTGTGCAGAAGCAGTCCGGCGACGCGGTGATAGCGTTCTCGCAGAAGTTCCCGCAGGACAAGCAGGAAGCACTGTGCAAGGAGTTCATGAAAATCTGGCACTTCGACACCGACGCCGGTCGCCTCGACGTCAGCCCCCACCCTTTCACGGGAATGACGAAGGAGGACTGCCGACTAACAACAAACTACATCGACGACACGTTTGTGCAGAGCTTGTACGGCGTCATCCACGAGAGTGGTCATGGCAAGTACGAGCAGAACTGTGGCCCACGCGAGCACATCACGCAGCCGGTGTGTAACGCCCGCTCTCTTGGCCTGCATGAGAGCCAGAGCCTCTTTGCGGAGTTTCAGATTGGCCACGCGACGCCCTTCATCGACTACCTCACAACTCGCCTTCCTGAGTTCTTCGAGGCGCAGCCAGCGTTTTCGCAGGACAATATGCGCaagtcgctgcagcaggtgaAGCCTGGCTACATCCGCATCGATGCGGATGAGGTGTGCTACCCTCTGCACGTGATCCTGCGCTACGAGATCGAGCGCGACTTGATGGAGGGCAAGTTGGAGGTGGAGGATGTGCCGCGCGCGTGGAATGCGAAGATGCAGGAGTACTTGGGTCTCTCAACGGAGGGCCGTGACGATGTCGGGTGCCTGCAGGACGTGCATTGGTCCATGGGTGCGCTCGGCTACTTCCCGACGTACTCGCTCGGTGCCATGTATGCGGCGCAGATTATGGCGAGCATCCGGAAGGAGCTGGGAGACGACAAGGTGGACGAGTGCCTACGCACCGGTGAGCTCGGCCCCCTCCTGGAGAAGCAGAAGGAGAAGATCTGGGACCATGGCTGTGTGTACGAGACGGACGACCTCATGACACGTGCAACAGGCGAGACACTGAACCCCGAGTacctgcaccgccacctggAGGCGCGCTACCTAAAGGCCTGA
- a CDS encoding putative recombinase rad51, with the protein MALIECAESLSSSTKGKLQDAGILYVSEVVALLSSTGYGAGSDGDGKPASALRHLSTVWKHYVSPSDPRGTRRPRRDTSGDDLGGFDGQGEPASASLSIEATAPSNYHKEAEASRFLNLTEDEMREIVEMAARAAVGADGEHEGGKDTASSARERDFVHGVMSSSPPRAPAFSSRSADSAPKAREHAHKSDSRSGAIPGCRTVREMHAEFQACQAQGFPTHVTTFSRELDGVLGGGVPVGGVTEISGPPGVGKTQLLMQLAVSCAMPVEFGGMGGACLYVDTEGSFVAERLEQMATAAVSLVRAILLTQPQRPRNETTVAPSSDARLPRESPKKRGRSPPRDPQKTSRSHGDCTDFSAAPGIQAEFTVESVLQRVHYIRVTDLAGLLALLHSLPSWFEEERIAEAKNVARSSAADTPTHSSGQDNSSSNSADAAVRMVLIDSIALPFRSFDDFHRDGLMSSTGSGGDNAVHLLGYTGMSAVHNGLPLQSPNRLLSKHGLWRRSRLLFQCSTLLERLAATFQLAIVVTNHMTTKMLHGTTVNGTSAEGSGYSAPNGEVSAGQLRQSVLIPALGDAWGQGLSTRLLLSFHHYDVPACSFVDRPTSPTAATECMEDVVYSLSSRQQQPKTSLRSVVQHRVVRVLKCSGQPRRETCFAVTSKGIRDARRDIVSQRVSKAIGAREPHE; encoded by the coding sequence ATGGCACTGATCGAGTGTGCCGAGTCGCTGTCTTCCTCCACCAAGGGGAAACTGCAGGACGCTGGGATCCTCTACGTTTCCGAGGTCGtcgcccttctctcctccacgGGTTACGGCGCTGGTAGTGACGGTGACGGCAAGCCGGCTtcagcgctgcggcacctcaGCACTGTATGGAAGCATTATGTGTCACCAAGTGACCCCCGAGGAACGCGCCGACCGAGACGAGATACCAGCGGAGATGACCTTGGGGGTTTTGATGGGCAGGGCGAGCCGGCCAGCGCCTCGCTCAGCAtcgaggcgacggcgccatcgaATTACCACAAAGAGGCCGAGGCGTCAAGATTTCTGAATCTCACCGAGGACGAGATGCGCGAGATTGTTGAGATGGCGGCACGTGCCGCCGTAGGGGCGGATGGGGAACACGAGGGAGGCAAGGATACTGCTTCCAgtgcgcgcgagagagatTTCGTTCATGGTGTGATGTCatcttcgcctcctcgcgcaccgGCTTTTTCATCCCGGTCGGCGGACTCTGCACCCAAGGCACGCGAACACGCTCACAAGAGTGACAGTCGCTCTGGTGCGATCCCGGGGTGCCGCACGGTGCGTGAGATGCACGCGGAATTCCAGGCCTGTCAAGCGCAGGGCTTTCCGACCCACGTGACAACTTTCTCTCGCGAGCTCGACGGTGTACTTGGCGGTGGCGTTCCTGTTGGCGGCGTCACCGAGATCAGCGGGCCCCCTGGTGTTGGCAAGACACAGCTGTTGATGCAGCTAGCTGTTAGCTGTGCCATGCCAGTAGAGTTCGGAGGGATGGGTGGTGCGTGCCTTTACGTTGATACGGAGGGCAGCTTTGTGGCGGAGCGCTTAGAGCAAatggcgacagcggcggtgtcCCTCGTGCGCGCCATCCTTCTCactcagccgcagcggccacgaAATGAGACAACCGTTGCGCCATCATCAGACGCGCGACTGCCACGAGAGTCGCCTAAAAAGCGAGGCCGATCCCCCCCACGGGATCCCCAAAAGACGTCGCGTTCACACGGTGATTGCACGGACTTTAGTGCCGCACCAGGCATTCAAGCGGAGTTCACGGTGGAGTCCGTGTTGCAGCGGGTGCACTACATTCGAGTGACAGACCTCGCAGGGCTGCTGGCGCTCCTGCACAGTCTGCCGTCGTGGTTTGAGGAGGAGCGCATTGCCGAGGCGAAGAATGTTGCcagaagcagcgcagctgACACTCCGACGCATTCTTCAGGGCAGGACAACAGCTCATCCAACAGCGCAGACGCGGCAGTGCGTATGGTTCTGATAGACTCTATCGCGTTGCCATTCCGCTCCTTCGACGACTTCCACAGAGACGGACTCATGAGCAGCACTGGTAGCGGTGGGGACAACGCTGTGCATCTGCTCGGCTACACGGGTATGAGTGCTGTGCACAACGGCCTCCCCTTGCAGTCCCCCAACAGGCTCTTGTCGAAGCACGGACTCTGGCGACGGTCGCGGCTGTTGTTTCAGTGCAGTACGCTGCTGGAGCGACTGGCTGCCACGTTTCAGCTGGCCATTGTCGTGACCAATCATATGACCACCAAGATGCTGCACGGCACTACCGTCAATGGCACCTCAGCAGAGGGATCTGGTTACTCCGCGCCGAATGGCGAGGTGAGCGCAGGCCAACTTCGGCAGAGCGTTCTCATCCCGGCGCTCGGTGATGCGTGGGGCCAGGGCCTCTCCACGCGGCTTTTGCTTTCTTTTCATCACTACGACGTCCCAGCCTGCAGTTTTGTTGATCGACCCACCTCGCCGACGGCTGCTACGGAGTGCATGGAAGACGTTGTCTATTCCTTGTCAtcacggcagcaacagccgaAGACCTCTCTGCGCAGCGTGGTGCAGCACCGGGTGGTGCGGGTGCTCAAGTGCAGCGGCCAGCCGAGGCGGGAGACGTGCTTCGCCGTGACGTCAAAGGGGATTCGTGACGCTCGCAGAGACATCGTGTCGCAACGCGTTTCGAAGGCTATTGGTGCCAGAGAACCGCACGAATAG